The genomic region AAATACAAAtataataaacaaataattcTTACAATTATGTTGCATTTACCTGCACACGCTTcgggttttcttttgttgtggAACTTGGGGGGTGTCAACTATGTTGACGTCCAAAGAAGTAAGAATCTGAGGATCAGAATTCTTTGCTGATGACTTTTCGTTTCTTCTTGGTGTGACAGATGAATTTTCCTTGTTGTGACTTGAATTTctctataaaataaaaatcaataatgaCTGAGGTACTATTACGTGTTtaccataaaacaaaaaaaccttaGATTTGGTGTCGCTCGATGATTTGAAAGACTGATCGCCTCGTTTTCTCTTCATTGGAGGCGGAGGTGGAGTAGGAGGAATCAAATCTTCGTCCTCTGattctgaagaaaaaaatcgttgcTGATTATCATCATGATCAAGGCTGCTGTCAGCAGATGTATCGGACTTGTCTTCATTTTCCCCAGTGATCAAATGGCAATCTAACCCTTCCATGTCTTCTTCTGAGATGCCCATGGTCTTCCTAATAACTGTGTAGCAGGTTAAAGTACGACATtgtaaataatgaaaaacattGGTACTACCTGTTGCTGACTTTTCAACTGGCAAGTTACGTGGTGGAGAGGTAGATTTATGGCCAGTGCCATGTTTCTGAGTTGCAGATGACTTCGGAGTTGATTTTTTGGCTACTGCCTTTTTGACACTGATAGGAGGCACCATGGCATCACGTACTGCCACCACCACATCTCTGTCCTCTGCAcaacaaaaactttaagaaaaataacacGTGTAGTAATATGAAGTTGTACTACCTGAGAACGAGATAACTTTACATGATCTCACTTCATGTTGAACTTGGGATCTAGATTTGGTAGTCGACTGAACTGGTAGGTTCCAACCAGGATTGCTGGGAAACTTAGGCCAACTAAATACATAGCAATTTAGAACAATAtcaataaataacaaaa from Daphnia magna isolate NIES unplaced genomic scaffold, ASM2063170v1.1 Dm_contigs508, whole genome shotgun sequence harbors:
- the LOC116931938 gene encoding uncharacterized protein LOC116931938; translation: MADPLIYILVTFTAKSGELGIGTLEAIAVPKDFHDQIIGINWPKFPSNPGWNLPVQSTTKSRSQVQHEVRSCKVISFSEDRDVVVAVRDAMVPPISVKKAVAKKSTPKSSATQKHGTGHKSTSPPRNLPVEKSATVIRKTMGISEEDMEGLDCHLITGENEDKSDTSADSSLDHDDNQQRFFSSESEDEDLIPPTPPPPPMKRKRGDQSFKSSSDTKSKRNSSHNKENSSVTPRRNEKSSAKNSDPQILTSLDVNIVDTPQVPQQKKTRSVCRTNNGRS